The Listeria sp. PSOL-1 genome includes a region encoding these proteins:
- the adhE gene encoding bifunctional acetaldehyde-CoA/alcohol dehydrogenase, with protein sequence MAVKEETTQEFLEVQKTINLLANNGQEALKSFESYTQEQIDNIVHQMALAGLDQHMSLAKMAVEETGRGLYEDKCIKNIFSTEYIWNNIKTNKTVGIINEDKQTGIIEMAEPVGVVAGVTPVTNPTSTTLFKAIIAIKTRNPIIFAFHPNAQKCSREAARIVYEAAIQAGAPMHAIQWIEKPSLEATKQLMNHDKVALVLATGGSGMVKSAYSTGKPALGVGPGNVPAYIDKTAKIKRAVNDIILSKTFDQGMICASEQAVIVDKEVVKAVKEEFATNDCYFVTGSELKKLESYVIPPEKGALNPDIVGKSPVWIAKQAGFTVPETTKILMAEISGVGDSYPLSHEKLSPILAFIEAKNQQVAFDYAEAMLEYGGLGHSAVIHSTDQEIQKQFGLHMKACRIIVNAPSSQGGIGAIYNHFIPSLTLGCGSYGKNSISQNVSATNLLNIKRMADRRNNMQWFKLPPKVFFEKYSTQYLQKMEGLNRVFIVTDPGMVEFKYVEVVIDHLKRRENEVSFQVFADVEPDPSDVTVYKGAEMMKAFKPDCIIALGGGSAMDAAKGMWLFYEHPEASFFGLKQKFIDIRKRTFKYPKLGEKAKFVAIPTTSGTGSEVTPFAVITDKENNIKYPLADYELTPDVAIVDAQYVTTVPAHIAADTGMDVLTHAMESFVSVMASDYTRGLSIRAIELVFENLRDAVLKRDPDAREKMHNASAIAGMAFANAFLGINHSLAHKIGPEFHIPHGRANAILMPHVIRYNAAKPRKHALFPRYENYTADKDYQAIARILGLKANTIEDGVTSLVNEIIKLGKDIGINMSLMGQNVDKKTFDTVVDTLADRAFMDQCTTANPKQPLVSELKQIYVEAYKGV encoded by the coding sequence ATGGCAGTTAAAGAAGAAACGACTCAAGAATTTTTAGAGGTACAAAAAACAATCAATCTATTAGCCAACAATGGTCAAGAGGCACTGAAATCATTTGAAAGTTACACACAAGAGCAAATTGACAATATCGTTCATCAAATGGCACTTGCCGGTCTTGATCAACATATGTCTCTTGCAAAAATGGCTGTCGAAGAAACAGGTCGAGGCCTATACGAAGATAAGTGTATCAAGAATATTTTTTCAACTGAATATATTTGGAATAATATAAAAACAAATAAAACAGTTGGCATTATCAATGAGGATAAACAAACTGGTATCATCGAAATGGCTGAACCAGTGGGCGTTGTTGCAGGTGTCACACCTGTAACTAACCCAACTTCCACAACCCTCTTTAAAGCAATCATCGCTATCAAAACCCGTAATCCAATTATTTTTGCTTTCCATCCAAACGCTCAAAAGTGTTCCAGAGAAGCTGCGCGTATTGTTTATGAAGCTGCTATTCAAGCTGGTGCTCCTATGCACGCGATCCAATGGATTGAAAAGCCATCCCTTGAAGCAACCAAACAATTAATGAATCATGATAAAGTAGCTTTAGTCCTTGCTACTGGAGGTTCAGGAATGGTTAAATCTGCTTATTCAACGGGCAAACCTGCACTTGGTGTTGGCCCAGGAAACGTCCCAGCTTATATTGACAAAACAGCAAAAATTAAACGAGCAGTGAATGATATTATTCTTTCTAAAACATTCGATCAAGGAATGATTTGTGCTTCTGAGCAAGCGGTTATTGTTGATAAAGAGGTGGTCAAAGCCGTCAAAGAAGAATTTGCAACCAATGATTGCTATTTTGTAACAGGCAGCGAATTAAAGAAATTAGAAAGTTATGTCATCCCTCCAGAAAAAGGCGCGCTTAATCCTGATATTGTTGGTAAGTCTCCCGTTTGGATTGCTAAACAGGCTGGGTTCACCGTACCAGAAACAACAAAAATCTTAATGGCAGAAATTAGTGGCGTTGGTGATTCTTATCCTCTTTCACATGAAAAATTAAGCCCTATCCTTGCTTTTATTGAAGCAAAAAATCAACAAGTTGCTTTTGATTATGCTGAAGCAATGCTAGAATATGGTGGTTTAGGACATTCAGCTGTTATTCACTCAACAGATCAAGAAATACAAAAACAATTTGGCTTACACATGAAGGCTTGCCGAATCATTGTTAACGCACCATCTTCACAAGGTGGAATTGGTGCTATTTATAATCATTTCATTCCTTCCCTTACACTTGGTTGTGGTTCTTATGGAAAAAACTCCATATCACAAAATGTGAGCGCAACAAATTTACTTAACATAAAGCGTATGGCAGATCGGCGAAATAATATGCAATGGTTTAAACTCCCTCCCAAAGTGTTTTTCGAAAAATATTCAACACAATATTTACAAAAAATGGAAGGTTTAAATCGTGTTTTTATTGTAACTGATCCTGGAATGGTTGAATTTAAATACGTAGAAGTAGTTATTGACCATTTAAAACGCCGTGAAAATGAAGTGAGCTTTCAAGTATTTGCTGATGTAGAACCAGACCCATCTGATGTAACCGTTTATAAAGGGGCTGAAATGATGAAAGCTTTTAAACCTGATTGTATCATTGCTTTAGGTGGCGGCTCAGCAATGGATGCAGCTAAAGGTATGTGGCTTTTTTATGAACATCCAGAAGCCTCCTTCTTTGGCTTAAAACAAAAATTCATTGATATTCGTAAACGGACATTTAAATATCCTAAGCTGGGTGAAAAAGCTAAATTTGTTGCGATTCCAACAACTAGTGGTACCGGATCAGAAGTCACCCCTTTTGCAGTCATTACAGATAAAGAGAATAACATTAAATATCCATTAGCTGATTACGAATTAACACCTGATGTTGCTATTGTTGATGCCCAGTATGTTACTACGGTCCCAGCTCATATTGCAGCAGATACAGGGATGGATGTTTTAACCCACGCAATGGAATCCTTTGTTTCTGTCATGGCTAGTGATTATACACGTGGTTTATCTATTCGCGCTATCGAGCTTGTTTTTGAAAACCTTCGTGACGCTGTTTTAAAAAGAGATCCAGATGCTCGCGAAAAAATGCATAATGCTTCAGCAATTGCAGGTATGGCCTTTGCTAATGCTTTTTTAGGAATCAATCATAGCTTAGCTCATAAAATTGGGCCAGAATTCCATATCCCTCATGGACGCGCCAATGCGATTTTAATGCCTCATGTCATTCGCTATAATGCAGCAAAACCTAGAAAACATGCCCTCTTCCCAAGATATGAAAACTATACCGCCGACAAGGACTATCAAGCCATTGCTCGCATTCTTGGCTTAAAAGCAAATACAATAGAAGATGGCGTTACATCCCTTGTGAATGAAATTATTAAACTTGGTAAAGATATTGGCATCAATATGAGTCTCATGGGACAAAATGTTGATAAAAAAACATTTGATACTGTAGTTGATACTTTAGCTGACCGAGCATTCATGGATCAATGTACAACTGCAAACCCCAAGCAACCACTTGTAAGCGAATTGAAACAAATTTATGTCGAGGCTTATAAGGGCGTATGA
- the acnA gene encoding aconitate hydratase AcnA, which produces MVSWKKKARSSFTLGKKKYNYYQLSALKTDISRLPYSIRILLESVLRQSDGQIITDKHIADLAHWSKEGNEGEVPFKPARVILQDFTGVPAIVDLASLRKSVADMGGDPEKINPEIPVDLVVDHSVQVDRYSNPEALKMNMDLEFERNMERYQFLNWAQKAFSNYRAVPPATGIVHQVNLEYLAQVVLAKEDQNGSTVVFPDSLVGTDSHTTMINGIGVFGFGVGGIEAEAGMLGQPSYFQIPDVIGVKLVGELSSGSTATDFALEVTKILREKKVVGKFVEFFGPGVTSLPVADRATVANMAPEYGATCGFFPVDDEALLYLRLTGRTEEQIELVETYLKANDLFYTRYSKEPEYTEVVEINLSQIKANLSGPKRPQDLIPLSQMKEVFEQAVTRPVGNQGFGLQENEWHKEARVTFGNGDESRMKTGSVAIAAITSCTNTSNPHVMIASGLVAKKAVELGLEVPKFVKTSLAPGSKVVTAYLKKAGLLPYLEKLGFDLVGYGCTTCIGNSGPLKEEIEAAIQENDLLVSAVLSGNRNFEGRIHALVKANFLASPPLVVAYALAGTTNIDLLNEPLGKGQGKDVYLKDIWPNREEIDALIKDTVTPALFREEYQRVFDENEAWNAIETTNEALYKWDENSTYIANPPFFVDLSPEIGRVEPLLNLRVIGKFGDSVTTDHISPAGAIGKDTPAGKYLKSCGVAIRDFNSYGSRRGNHEVMMRGTFANIRIKNQLAGGKEGGYTTYFPTGEVMPIYDAARHYLASDTGLVVLAGDDYGMGSSRDWAAKGTRLLGIQVVIAKSYERIHRSNLVMMGVLPLQFKPGESAETLDLTGPETISVQIDENVRPHDSVSVIAALEDGKEIKFEAVVRFDSDVEINYYRHGGILPMVLRDKLKE; this is translated from the coding sequence GTGGTGAGTTGGAAGAAAAAAGCAAGATCATCTTTTACGTTAGGTAAAAAGAAATATAACTATTATCAATTAAGTGCACTTAAAACGGATATCAGTAGGTTGCCTTATTCTATCCGAATTTTATTAGAATCTGTACTTAGACAAAGTGATGGGCAAATCATTACAGATAAGCACATTGCAGATCTAGCTCATTGGTCAAAGGAAGGTAATGAAGGTGAAGTTCCTTTTAAGCCAGCGCGTGTTATTCTACAAGATTTTACCGGCGTTCCCGCTATTGTTGATCTTGCCTCCCTTAGAAAAAGTGTAGCAGATATGGGGGGAGATCCTGAAAAAATAAACCCCGAAATTCCAGTAGATTTGGTAGTCGATCATTCTGTACAAGTAGATCGTTATAGTAATCCTGAAGCATTAAAAATGAACATGGATCTTGAATTTGAACGAAATATGGAACGCTATCAGTTTTTAAATTGGGCGCAAAAAGCCTTTAGTAACTATCGTGCAGTTCCTCCTGCAACAGGTATTGTTCATCAAGTAAACTTAGAATATTTAGCGCAAGTCGTTTTAGCAAAAGAAGATCAAAATGGCAGTACAGTGGTTTTCCCTGATAGTTTAGTAGGAACAGATAGTCATACAACAATGATCAATGGAATTGGTGTGTTTGGCTTTGGTGTTGGTGGTATTGAAGCAGAAGCTGGTATGCTTGGGCAACCCTCTTATTTCCAGATTCCAGATGTAATCGGTGTAAAATTAGTAGGTGAACTAAGCAGTGGCAGCACAGCAACTGATTTTGCTTTAGAAGTGACTAAAATTCTCCGCGAAAAGAAAGTTGTTGGCAAATTTGTTGAATTCTTTGGTCCGGGCGTAACAAGTCTTCCTGTTGCAGATCGTGCAACAGTTGCGAATATGGCACCAGAATACGGGGCAACGTGTGGTTTTTTCCCAGTAGATGACGAAGCGCTTCTTTATCTACGCTTAACAGGACGAACAGAAGAACAAATTGAGCTTGTTGAGACCTATCTCAAAGCAAACGACTTATTTTATACACGCTATTCAAAGGAACCAGAATATACAGAAGTTGTTGAAATTAATTTAAGTCAGATTAAAGCGAATTTATCTGGGCCAAAACGCCCGCAAGATTTAATCCCATTAAGCCAAATGAAAGAAGTATTTGAGCAAGCTGTAACAAGACCAGTAGGAAATCAAGGTTTTGGTTTACAAGAAAATGAGTGGCATAAAGAAGCAAGGGTTACTTTTGGAAATGGCGATGAATCAAGGATGAAAACGGGATCTGTTGCTATCGCTGCCATTACAAGTTGTACAAACACATCAAATCCCCATGTGATGATCGCATCCGGCCTTGTTGCCAAAAAAGCGGTTGAATTAGGATTAGAGGTCCCCAAGTTTGTTAAAACATCGCTTGCACCAGGCTCAAAAGTAGTGACAGCTTATTTAAAAAAAGCCGGCTTGTTACCTTATTTGGAAAAACTAGGTTTTGATTTAGTCGGGTATGGTTGCACCACATGTATTGGGAATTCTGGCCCTTTAAAAGAAGAAATTGAAGCAGCGATTCAAGAAAATGATTTGCTTGTTTCTGCAGTATTAAGCGGTAATCGCAATTTTGAGGGACGGATTCATGCTTTAGTCAAAGCTAATTTCCTTGCTTCACCACCACTGGTAGTCGCTTATGCACTTGCTGGAACAACAAACATCGATCTATTAAATGAACCACTTGGAAAAGGACAAGGAAAAGATGTTTATTTAAAAGATATTTGGCCTAATCGTGAAGAGATCGATGCATTGATCAAAGACACCGTAACACCTGCTCTTTTCCGTGAAGAATATCAACGTGTATTTGATGAAAATGAAGCATGGAATGCAATTGAAACGACAAATGAAGCACTTTATAAGTGGGATGAAAATTCTACGTATATTGCTAATCCACCATTTTTTGTTGATTTATCTCCTGAAATAGGCCGCGTGGAGCCTCTGCTTAATTTAAGAGTCATTGGTAAGTTTGGTGATTCTGTTACAACAGATCACATTTCCCCAGCTGGAGCGATCGGAAAAGATACGCCCGCAGGAAAATATTTAAAATCATGTGGTGTAGCCATCCGTGATTTTAATTCTTATGGTTCAAGACGAGGGAACCATGAGGTAATGATGCGTGGCACATTTGCCAATATCCGCATTAAAAATCAACTTGCAGGTGGGAAAGAGGGTGGATATACTACGTACTTTCCAACAGGTGAAGTTATGCCTATTTATGATGCTGCGAGGCATTATCTTGCTAGTGATACCGGGCTCGTTGTTTTAGCTGGAGATGATTATGGTATGGGGTCTTCTCGGGATTGGGCAGCAAAAGGAACAAGATTACTTGGTATTCAAGTGGTTATTGCCAAAAGTTATGAAAGGATTCATCGCTCGAATTTAGTGATGATGGGCGTTTTACCCTTGCAATTTAAGCCAGGAGAGAGCGCAGAAACCCTTGATTTAACCGGTCCTGAAACCATTTCTGTTCAAATTGATGAAAATGTTCGGCCACATGATAGCGTATCCGTTATAGCTGCTTTAGAAGATGGTAAAGAAATTAAATTTGAAGCCGTTGTCCGTTTTGACTCGGATGTAGAAATTAATTACTATCGACATGGAGGAATTTTGCCAATGGTTTTAAGAGATAAATTAAAAGAATAA
- a CDS encoding ABC transporter ATP-binding protein, producing MAQFVLQLHEITKKIGSKTIIHDISFDIEPGEVFGLLGPNGAGKTTIIRSIVGLINRSSGKVIINGKDIDNHFKEAIANIGAIIENPEFYLYMSGLDNLKQFARMSRKEISAARIDEVIEQVKLTNAIHQKVKTYSLGMRQRLGVAQALLHNPTLLILDEPTNGLDPQGMAEFRELIRLLANQGTSVLISSHLLSEIQQITDRFAIIEKGKLTHIQTISDLENTAQMLYRIRVSDVNAAKQALLALNLNITDSQEDMLEFEIEKEQIAQVAKALVANHIDLLELVRQQASLEERFLQLTNRGEE from the coding sequence ATGGCACAATTTGTTTTACAATTACACGAAATAACTAAAAAAATCGGCAGCAAAACGATCATACATGATATCAGCTTCGACATTGAACCAGGTGAAGTTTTTGGACTTCTTGGCCCAAATGGTGCTGGTAAAACAACCATTATTCGATCCATTGTCGGTCTGATCAATCGCTCTTCTGGGAAAGTGATCATAAATGGCAAGGATATTGATAACCATTTTAAAGAAGCCATTGCAAATATTGGTGCAATCATCGAAAATCCAGAATTTTATTTATATATGAGTGGTTTAGATAATCTAAAGCAATTTGCACGAATGAGTCGGAAAGAAATTAGTGCTGCACGAATTGATGAGGTCATTGAACAAGTTAAATTAACAAATGCCATTCATCAAAAAGTAAAAACTTACTCGCTTGGTATGCGTCAACGCCTTGGCGTAGCACAAGCACTACTTCACAACCCGACTTTACTTATCCTCGATGAACCAACGAATGGATTAGATCCTCAAGGCATGGCTGAATTCCGTGAACTTATTCGCTTACTGGCTAATCAAGGAACCTCCGTTTTGATTTCCAGCCACTTACTAAGTGAAATTCAACAAATTACGGATCGCTTTGCTATCATTGAAAAAGGTAAATTAACTCATATTCAAACGATTAGCGATTTAGAAAATACAGCGCAAATGCTTTACCGCATTCGCGTATCAGACGTAAATGCTGCAAAACAAGCACTTCTTGCGCTAAATCTAAATATCACAGATAGCCAAGAAGATATGTTAGAATTTGAAATTGAAAAAGAACAAATTGCACAAGTTGCCAAAGCTTTAGTAGCTAATCATATTGATTTACTAGAGCTTGTACGACAACAAGCCTCCCTAGAAGAGCGCTTTTTACAACTTACTAACAGAGGTGAAGAATAA
- a CDS encoding DNA-3-methyladenine glycosylase I: MTGLPCAWARNNPLMLKYHDEEWCVPSYDDRYLFEMLNLEGAQAGLSWQIILNKRAGYKAAFKNFEIERCAALTDKELEEIRLRGDIIRNRLKIQAVRTNAKAAQNIQIEFGSLANYMWHFTNQKRVIHQVTSEQDRPVKNNLSKQISADLKKRGFKFVGEIIIYSYLQAIGIIEDHQVTCPKYNQSLT; this comes from the coding sequence ATGACCGGGTTGCCATGTGCTTGGGCAAGGAATAACCCATTAATGTTAAAGTATCATGACGAAGAGTGGTGTGTTCCAAGTTATGATGATCGCTATTTATTTGAAATGTTAAATCTAGAAGGAGCACAAGCTGGACTATCTTGGCAAATCATTTTAAACAAGCGTGCAGGGTATAAAGCTGCATTTAAAAACTTTGAAATAGAACGTTGCGCAGCTTTAACTGATAAGGAACTTGAAGAAATTCGTTTACGTGGAGATATTATTCGTAATCGTCTAAAAATCCAAGCCGTCCGAACAAATGCCAAAGCTGCACAAAATATTCAAATAGAATTCGGTAGCCTAGCTAATTATATGTGGCATTTTACGAATCAAAAAAGAGTGATTCATCAAGTGACATCAGAGCAAGATAGGCCTGTGAAAAATAACTTATCTAAGCAAATTAGTGCTGATTTGAAGAAGCGAGGATTTAAATTTGTAGGAGAAATCATTATTTATTCCTATTTGCAGGCGATCGGAATCATTGAGGATCATCAAGTGACTTGTCCAAAGTATAACCAATCTTTGACATAA
- a CDS encoding general stress protein: MDKWQVFVAENEGMATVKIEELTKQGYKKEDISVLAKHPKDLTELKEKEEVEIEKPVNEEAFGIISGILQSLSGGIVIPQVYNPNYGALYAAGPFAKWFSRTDDKSVKRLLEDFDLTTEQIEDFVRYLDQGEILILAR, encoded by the coding sequence ATGGATAAATGGCAAGTTTTTGTAGCAGAAAATGAGGGTATGGCTACAGTAAAGATTGAAGAGCTAACAAAACAAGGTTACAAGAAGGAAGATATTTCTGTCTTAGCCAAACATCCTAAAGATTTAACTGAGCTTAAAGAGAAGGAAGAAGTAGAGATTGAAAAACCAGTGAACGAAGAGGCCTTTGGTATTATTTCGGGTATTTTGCAATCGCTAAGTGGCGGAATTGTTATCCCTCAAGTATATAATCCAAATTACGGAGCGCTTTATGCAGCTGGTCCTTTTGCTAAATGGTTTTCGAGAACAGACGATAAAAGTGTGAAACGGTTATTGGAGGATTTTGATCTAACAACAGAGCAGATAGAAGATTTTGTTCGTTATTTAGATCAAGGTGAGATTTTAATTCTCGCTCGATAA
- a CDS encoding ABC transporter permease gives MGNLIQNELIKLFKRKSSWIMQLMLVAIVFLLAMMMMSANNTEAPSTDGNKSDVGMTIYQDQSGKTLNEDQYNEAKMNDEKVNEKQLTLKETLTFLKQQKQAVHSKKEKASLQKQIDYYQAYVDAGEKPANKSLTSANFFSYLSSATSIATIFVVIVASTIVAAEFSGGTIKLLLARPYSRSQILWSKYITCFIYALLTAFVLLISSLVFSFMLPYHSVLLPIAANLGATTALSLAIQLSLSNLLLMIFYVTVAFFFSSVVRSQALAVGVGIGTLFSSSILASLLPLAIEKYDWLKWLVFNLLNLNQTVQGNMTPGELAIWQMGIGIVIYMIAILILTFTIFKKRDVALT, from the coding sequence ATGGGAAATTTAATACAAAATGAACTGATTAAGCTATTTAAGAGAAAATCAAGCTGGATTATGCAACTTATGCTAGTTGCCATTGTCTTTTTACTAGCGATGATGATGATGTCTGCTAACAACACAGAAGCCCCTTCAACGGATGGAAATAAAAGCGATGTTGGTATGACCATTTATCAAGATCAATCCGGAAAAACACTCAATGAAGACCAGTATAATGAAGCAAAAATGAATGATGAAAAAGTAAATGAAAAACAACTAACATTAAAAGAAACACTTACATTTTTAAAGCAACAAAAACAAGCGGTTCATTCTAAGAAAGAAAAAGCGAGTTTACAAAAGCAAATTGATTATTACCAAGCTTATGTCGATGCCGGAGAAAAACCAGCTAACAAATCTTTAACTAGCGCTAACTTCTTTTCTTACCTTAGTTCTGCAACAAGTATTGCAACCATTTTTGTTGTGATTGTTGCAAGTACAATCGTTGCCGCTGAATTTTCTGGTGGTACAATTAAGCTTCTTTTAGCACGACCGTATTCACGTAGTCAGATTTTGTGGTCTAAATATATTACTTGCTTTATCTATGCACTATTGACTGCGTTTGTCCTACTTATTAGCTCTCTTGTGTTCTCGTTTATGTTGCCGTATCACTCTGTTCTTTTACCAATTGCGGCTAATTTGGGTGCAACAACTGCACTTAGTCTTGCTATCCAACTTTCGCTTAGCAATTTGCTCTTAATGATTTTCTATGTTACTGTTGCTTTCTTCTTCTCAAGTGTTGTTCGTTCACAAGCACTTGCAGTCGGCGTCGGCATTGGTACATTATTTTCAAGTAGTATTTTGGCAAGCTTACTTCCGCTTGCTATTGAAAAATATGATTGGCTAAAATGGTTAGTCTTTAACCTACTCAATCTCAATCAAACGGTTCAGGGTAACATGACACCTGGAGAGTTAGCGATTTGGCAAATGGGGATTGGCATTGTTATTTATATGATTGCTATTTTAATCCTAACATTTACGATTTTCAAAAAGCGTGATGTTGCTTTAACTTAA
- the trpE gene encoding anthranilate synthase component I — protein MRKIKKLAADTLTMMLIYQRISGTYKSLLEGTEQNTETGRYSILAYNPVHEIKVFGTNYIIDGEMKIVSDPLAELERLIRRKTQVEELPFEAGAIGYVGYDVASLYEKIGDAPYDSRELPDIHFFLYDSYLIFDHEKETVTLVEENTYSGRQESELEAALIKKQQELVITKLGEHQLMPVTPMDFKSNYTQAEYMALVERAKSFIKQGDFFQVVLSQRLEADFNTDPFTYYRHLRKLNPSPYLFYIDFGKTKLIGSSPESLISKKNQMISTNPIAGTRPRGKTKQEDTALAYSLLHDEKELAEHRMLVDLGRNDLGRICQTGSVEVPVYLAIERYRFLMHIVSVVRGKLKPGLSGMDALKATLPAGTVSGAPKIRAMQRIYEWENVKRGPYAGAIGYYTHRGNCDFALAIRTLVLNNNKAYVQAGAGIVFDSEAKSEYAETLQKAKALMEVGK, from the coding sequence ATGCGTAAAATAAAAAAATTAGCAGCCGATACACTTACGATGATGTTGATTTATCAAAGAATATCAGGGACATATAAAAGTTTGTTAGAAGGAACAGAACAAAATACCGAGACAGGTCGTTATTCTATTTTAGCGTATAACCCAGTACATGAAATCAAGGTGTTTGGCACGAACTATATCATAGATGGGGAAATGAAGATCGTTTCTGATCCGCTTGCTGAACTTGAGCGCTTAATTCGCAGAAAAACACAGGTAGAAGAGCTACCATTTGAAGCTGGAGCTATTGGTTATGTTGGCTATGATGTTGCTTCATTGTATGAAAAGATTGGTGATGCACCGTATGACTCGCGCGAGTTACCAGATATTCACTTTTTCTTGTATGATTCCTATTTAATATTTGATCATGAAAAGGAAACAGTAACGTTGGTAGAAGAAAATACGTATAGCGGGCGTCAAGAATCTGAATTAGAAGCAGCCTTGATAAAAAAACAACAAGAATTAGTGATAACAAAGCTAGGTGAACATCAGCTTATGCCAGTTACTCCAATGGATTTTAAAAGTAATTATACACAAGCTGAATATATGGCTTTAGTAGAACGTGCGAAAAGTTTCATTAAACAAGGAGATTTTTTCCAAGTCGTATTATCACAGCGTTTAGAAGCGGATTTTAATACCGATCCATTTACCTATTATCGACATTTACGCAAACTAAACCCATCCCCTTATCTATTTTATATCGATTTTGGCAAAACAAAGCTAATTGGTTCATCACCAGAAAGCCTAATTAGCAAGAAAAATCAAATGATTTCAACAAATCCTATTGCAGGAACGAGACCTCGTGGCAAAACAAAACAGGAAGACACAGCGCTTGCTTATTCTTTATTACATGATGAAAAGGAGTTAGCCGAACACCGCATGCTAGTCGATTTAGGCCGTAATGATCTTGGGCGCATTTGTCAGACTGGAAGCGTAGAAGTCCCTGTATATCTTGCAATTGAGCGTTATCGCTTTTTAATGCACATTGTTTCGGTTGTACGCGGAAAGCTTAAGCCAGGCCTTTCAGGAATGGATGCTTTAAAAGCAACCTTGCCAGCTGGAACCGTTAGTGGGGCTCCAAAAATACGCGCGATGCAGCGGATTTATGAATGGGAAAACGTCAAACGCGGGCCATACGCAGGAGCTATTGGTTATTATACACACCGCGGGAATTGTGATTTTGCACTTGCCATCCGCACACTCGTTTTAAACAATAATAAAGCTTATGTGCAAGCTGGTGCTGGGATTGTATTTGACTCTGAAGCTAAAAGTGAATATGCTGAAACCTTACAAAAAGCAAAAGCATTAATGGAGGTGGGGAAATGA
- a CDS encoding lytic transglycosylase domain-containing protein, protein MITTKQKKLFFACLFFTFLIFILIVVMQTKTTDIAQKYETTIPQEYIPIYQAAAKEYHISWFLLAAIHRVETKFSTSEPMVSKAGAVGPMQFMPCSFVGWKEKSCPLTNGLGAISEKNMTDPAYIKKHGGYGVDANHDGKADPWDLEDAVFSTANFLADNGAAQKEESKAIYAYNHSKKYVRDILSFKTKYQKEWQNHK, encoded by the coding sequence ATGATAACAACGAAACAAAAAAAATTATTTTTCGCTTGTTTATTCTTTACCTTCTTAATTTTTATTTTAATTGTTGTCATGCAAACGAAAACTACAGATATTGCTCAAAAATATGAAACAACTATTCCGCAAGAATACATCCCGATTTATCAAGCGGCTGCGAAAGAGTATCATATTAGCTGGTTTTTGCTTGCTGCTATCCACCGCGTTGAGACCAAATTTTCAACTTCTGAGCCCATGGTCTCAAAAGCAGGTGCTGTTGGGCCAATGCAATTTATGCCGTGTAGCTTTGTTGGCTGGAAGGAAAAAAGTTGCCCACTAACAAACGGTCTAGGAGCAATTTCTGAAAAAAATATGACGGATCCTGCTTATATAAAAAAACATGGGGGATATGGTGTAGATGCTAATCATGATGGAAAAGCAGATCCATGGGATTTAGAAGATGCCGTGTTTAGCACAGCCAATTTTCTTGCGGATAACGGTGCAGCACAAAAGGAAGAGTCAAAAGCAATTTATGCTTATAATCACAGTAAGAAGTATGTTCGCGACATTTTATCTTTTAAAACAAAATACCAAAAAGAATGGCAGAATCATAAGTAA